One genomic segment of Salinigranum rubrum includes these proteins:
- the ureC gene encoding urease subunit alpha yields the protein MARELSKKQYTDLYGPTEGSRVRLGDTSLVAEVERDLGTPGDEAVFGGGKTLRDGMGMAPGVTAEEGALDWVLTNATVIDPVVGIVKGDIGIKDGRIAGIGKSGNPNTMDGVDPDLVVGPSTDVYPAEGLIATAGALDIHVHFNSAQLAEHALASGITTMLGGGYGGGATTVTPGPVNIERFLQAAEEWPINVGFYGKGNSSGKGGLYEQVEAGACGLKLHEDWGSTPAVIDTCLEVADEMDVQTCIHTDTLNESGFVEDTFDAIDGRTMHMFHIEGAGGGHAPDILELVGEPNALPSSTNPSMPFTTNTFDEHLDMVMVCHHLNPDVPEDVSFAESRIRHETLAAEDVLHDMGAVSMMTTDSQAMGRMAELVCRTWQTADKMKKQRGPLPGDEESENDNERILRYIAKYTINPAITAGIDEYVGSLETGKLADVCLWDPAFFGIKPDLVMKGGFPALSKMGEANGSLMTCEPITQRPRAGAVGKAKNALSLAFVSQAGFENDVGEQYGLTKEVVPIKGTRNLAKDSMVRNEYCPDGIAVDPETFEVTIDDEVVTCEPAEEISLAQRYTL from the coding sequence ATGGCGCGCGAACTCTCGAAGAAGCAGTACACCGACCTGTACGGCCCCACCGAGGGGAGTCGCGTCCGACTGGGCGACACGAGCCTCGTCGCCGAAGTCGAACGGGACCTGGGAACGCCGGGCGACGAAGCGGTGTTCGGCGGCGGCAAGACCCTGCGGGACGGCATGGGAATGGCCCCGGGCGTCACCGCCGAGGAGGGGGCGCTCGACTGGGTGCTGACGAACGCGACGGTCATCGACCCCGTCGTGGGAATCGTGAAGGGCGACATCGGCATCAAGGACGGCCGCATCGCCGGAATCGGGAAGTCTGGAAACCCCAACACGATGGACGGCGTCGACCCCGACCTCGTCGTGGGACCCTCCACCGACGTCTACCCCGCCGAAGGGCTCATCGCGACGGCCGGCGCGCTCGACATCCACGTCCACTTCAACAGCGCCCAACTCGCAGAGCACGCGCTCGCGTCGGGCATCACGACGATGCTCGGCGGCGGGTACGGGGGAGGAGCGACCACCGTCACGCCCGGCCCCGTGAACATCGAGCGGTTCCTCCAGGCGGCGGAGGAGTGGCCGATCAACGTCGGCTTCTACGGCAAGGGCAACTCCTCCGGCAAAGGGGGACTGTACGAGCAGGTCGAGGCCGGTGCCTGCGGCCTCAAACTCCACGAGGACTGGGGCTCTACCCCCGCGGTCATCGACACCTGTCTCGAAGTCGCCGACGAGATGGACGTCCAGACGTGTATTCACACCGACACCCTCAACGAGTCGGGCTTCGTCGAGGACACCTTCGACGCCATCGACGGCCGGACGATGCACATGTTTCACATCGAAGGGGCGGGCGGCGGGCACGCCCCCGACATCCTCGAACTCGTCGGGGAACCGAACGCCCTCCCCTCCTCGACGAACCCTTCGATGCCCTTCACCACCAACACGTTCGACGAACACCTCGACATGGTGATGGTGTGTCACCACCTCAACCCCGACGTCCCCGAGGACGTCTCCTTCGCCGAGTCCCGGATCAGACACGAGACGCTCGCCGCCGAGGACGTCCTCCACGACATGGGCGCGGTGAGCATGATGACCACCGACTCGCAGGCGATGGGCCGGATGGCCGAACTGGTCTGTCGAACGTGGCAGACTGCCGACAAAATGAAGAAACAGCGGGGGCCGCTTCCGGGCGACGAGGAGAGCGAGAACGACAACGAGCGCATCCTGCGATACATCGCGAAGTACACCATCAACCCCGCCATCACCGCGGGAATCGACGAGTACGTCGGCTCCCTGGAGACGGGCAAACTCGCGGACGTCTGCCTGTGGGACCCCGCGTTCTTCGGCATCAAGCCGGACCTCGTGATGAAGGGCGGGTTCCCCGCGCTGTCGAAGATGGGCGAGGCGAACGGCTCCTTGATGACCTGCGAACCCATCACCCAGCGGCCGCGTGCGGGTGCGGTCGGGAAAGCGAAGAACGCCCTCAGCCTCGCGTTCGTCTCGCAGGCCGGGTTCGAAAACGACGTCGGCGAACAGTACGGCCTCACGAAGGAAGTGGTCCCCATCAAGGGGACGAGAAACCTCGCGAAGGACAGCATGGTCCGCAACGAGTACTGCCCCGACGGGATCGCGGTCGACCCCGAGACGTTCGAGGTGACCATCGACGACGAGGTCGTCACCTGCGAACCGGCCGAGGAGATATCGCTGGCACAGCGGTACACGCTCTGA
- a CDS encoding DUF7504 family protein: MVTKRDTARPTTPDGETLPAFRPGSNVLVRGPSLAGKRDIALELLAALAPDERPVVVSAADDAANVRRRLVATEGADLSDDCYVVDAVRSQVSGQAVTRTDGGDRRTWYASSPSDLTGIGISTTDALSAVHAEGKRPRVVVDSPSTLLQYNDIERVYRFLHVLNSRVRALDGVTIQIIHADAHTDREVATLAHLFDSVVDVATETSEETDAVDVRTGSTSRSLALSELLSALAGGHASSTDVPPA; the protein is encoded by the coding sequence ATGGTAACGAAACGAGACACTGCCCGGCCGACGACACCGGACGGTGAGACACTCCCGGCGTTCCGGCCCGGGTCTAACGTGCTGGTCCGGGGTCCGTCGCTCGCGGGGAAGCGCGACATCGCGCTCGAACTCCTCGCGGCGCTCGCGCCGGACGAACGTCCGGTCGTGGTCTCGGCGGCTGACGACGCGGCGAACGTCCGGCGGCGACTGGTCGCGACGGAGGGTGCCGACCTGAGCGACGACTGCTACGTGGTCGACGCGGTCCGCTCGCAGGTCTCCGGGCAGGCCGTGACCCGGACCGACGGCGGGGACAGGCGAACCTGGTACGCCTCCTCACCGAGCGACCTGACCGGGATCGGGATCTCGACGACCGACGCGCTCTCGGCCGTCCACGCGGAGGGAAAGCGCCCGCGGGTCGTCGTCGACAGCCCCTCGACGCTTCTGCAGTACAACGATATCGAACGCGTCTACCGGTTCCTGCACGTCCTGAACAGCCGGGTTCGGGCTCTCGACGGCGTGACCATCCAGATCATCCACGCCGACGCCCACACCGACCGGGAGGTCGCGACCCTCGCACACCTGTTCGACAGCGTGGTCGACGTGGCGACGGAGACGAGCGAGGAGACGGACGCAGTCGACGTCCGGACGGGCAGTACGTCCCGCTCTCTCGCGCTGTCCGAACTGCTCTCGGCCCTCGCCGGCGGGCATGCGAGTTCGACGGACGTTCCGCCGGCGTGA
- a CDS encoding DUF2237 family protein yields MSTDEHADEENVLGTTLTPCSLAPDTGYLRDGHCRHLPSDRGRHEMCAVVTQEFLEFSRERGNDLVTPRPEFDFPGLHPGDRWCVCVGRWLEAYEADCAPPLVLDATSAAVLDDVPLETLREYAHDDEDEDEDEA; encoded by the coding sequence ATGTCCACTGACGAGCACGCCGACGAGGAGAACGTCCTCGGCACCACTCTGACCCCCTGTAGCCTCGCTCCCGACACGGGCTACCTGCGCGACGGCCACTGTCGCCACCTCCCGTCCGACCGCGGTCGACACGAGATGTGCGCCGTCGTCACGCAGGAGTTCCTCGAGTTCAGCCGCGAGCGGGGAAACGACCTCGTCACGCCCCGTCCGGAGTTCGACTTCCCCGGCTTGCATCCGGGCGACCGCTGGTGTGTCTGTGTCGGGCGGTGGCTCGAAGCGTACGAGGCCGACTGCGCGCCGCCGCTCGTCCTCGACGCGACGAGCGCGGCCGTCCTCGACGACGTCCCGCTCGAAACGCTCCGTGAGTACGCCCACGATGACGAGGACGAGGACGAGGACGAGGCGTAG
- a CDS encoding sugar phosphate isomerase/epimerase family protein yields the protein MRFGAALDLRFDESFEKYVSFLREQGLSHVEIRQGHLDTHPDAPSPERVRRVAAENDLTVTLHAPYRDCNLGNLNERLRKATVAAVCDSLDFAAEAGAKAVVVHGGSVRPRYPDRVQGQSREQAVRSLRACGRYAEEVGVPLCVENQRDKSSQRRHTATPERLATLLDDVGVDSLRVTLDVGHAKVTGVAFEEFVERFGDRIVVAHLHDNDGTDDDHDPLPTFRSVGERIGAAYNVLEMKSLADVERCVSGLVE from the coding sequence ATGAGATTCGGCGCCGCACTCGACCTCCGGTTCGACGAGTCGTTCGAGAAGTACGTCTCGTTCCTCCGCGAGCAGGGGCTCTCGCACGTCGAAATCAGACAGGGCCACCTCGACACCCACCCCGACGCGCCGTCGCCGGAACGCGTCCGCCGGGTCGCCGCCGAGAACGACCTCACCGTGACGCTCCACGCGCCGTACCGCGACTGCAACCTCGGGAACCTCAACGAGCGACTCCGGAAGGCGACCGTCGCGGCGGTGTGTGACTCGCTGGACTTCGCCGCCGAGGCGGGCGCGAAAGCCGTCGTCGTCCACGGCGGGTCGGTCCGTCCGCGCTACCCCGACCGCGTGCAGGGGCAGTCGCGCGAGCAGGCGGTCAGGTCGCTCCGCGCCTGCGGGAGGTACGCCGAGGAAGTCGGGGTCCCCCTCTGCGTCGAGAACCAGCGCGACAAGTCGTCACAGCGGCGCCACACCGCGACCCCCGAGCGACTCGCGACCCTTCTCGACGACGTCGGCGTCGACTCCCTCCGGGTGACGCTCGACGTGGGACACGCGAAGGTCACCGGCGTCGCGTTCGAGGAGTTCGTCGAGCGGTTCGGCGACCGCATCGTCGTCGCACACCTCCACGACAACGACGGGACCGACGACGACCACGACCCGCTCCCGACGTTCCGGTCGGTCGGCGAACGGATCGGGGCGGCGTACAACGTCCTCGAGATGAAGTCGCTGGCCGACGTCGAGCGCTGTGTGTCGGGACTCGTCGAGTGA
- a CDS encoding 2-phosphosulfolactate phosphatase, with product MRRTNRLDSRLIARCEEVPDDPPVGDYVVVDVLHFSNTVIELFANGADYVHITDERGDEPAFKADHPEARIGGGATPAYDPEPGYDFFNSPSYVQNLDIDGRPVGMTSSNGGRAVARLRRVLGDESAVYVGSTMNASALAAHLEGRDRPTYIVSAGSGGDEALEDHVGATLISRALDGIELSTAERAVFEEQVRTAKGPNYAQKNDLRRRDVHDYALAFDSREVIPRLEGRSLVDVVRRGLESASD from the coding sequence ATGAGGCGGACGAACCGGCTCGATAGCCGGCTCATCGCGCGCTGTGAGGAGGTTCCGGACGACCCGCCCGTCGGCGACTACGTCGTCGTCGACGTGTTGCACTTCTCGAACACGGTCATCGAACTGTTCGCGAACGGGGCCGACTACGTCCACATCACCGACGAACGGGGCGACGAACCGGCGTTCAAGGCCGACCACCCCGAAGCTCGTATCGGCGGCGGCGCGACGCCCGCGTACGACCCCGAACCCGGCTACGACTTCTTCAATTCGCCGAGCTACGTCCAGAACCTCGACATCGACGGTCGGCCGGTGGGAATGACCTCCTCGAACGGGGGACGCGCGGTGGCCCGACTCCGCCGGGTGCTCGGCGACGAGAGCGCGGTGTACGTCGGCTCGACGATGAACGCGAGCGCGCTCGCGGCGCATCTCGAAGGACGTGACCGCCCGACGTACATCGTCAGCGCCGGGTCGGGAGGAGACGAGGCGCTCGAAGACCACGTGGGCGCGACGCTCATCAGCCGGGCGCTCGACGGCATCGAACTCTCGACGGCGGAACGGGCGGTCTTCGAAGAGCAGGTGCGGACCGCGAAGGGGCCGAACTACGCCCAGAAGAACGACCTCCGCCGGCGCGACGTCCACGACTACGCGCTCGCGTTCGACAGCAGAGAGGTGATACCGCGGCTGGAGGGGCGGTCGCTGGTGGACGTGGTCCGGCGGGGACTGGAGTCGGCGTCGGACTGA
- a CDS encoding urease subunit gamma, which yields MQLTPKDTERLTVFMAAELARRRKERGLKLNHPEAVAYISDWVFERGRDGMSVADIRAEATELLSREDVMEGVPEMIDMIQVEPTFPDGTKLVTIHDPIRRDEPLEVGE from the coding sequence ATGCAACTCACCCCGAAAGACACCGAACGACTGACCGTGTTCATGGCCGCAGAACTCGCCCGCCGCCGCAAGGAGCGCGGGCTGAAACTCAACCACCCCGAAGCCGTCGCGTACATCTCCGACTGGGTGTTCGAGCGCGGGCGCGACGGCATGTCGGTCGCCGACATCCGCGCCGAAGCCACGGAACTGCTCTCCCGCGAAGACGTGATGGAGGGCGTGCCCGAGATGATCGACATGATCCAGGTCGAGCCGACGTTCCCCGACGGGACGAAGCTCGTCACCATCCACGACCCGATTCGAAGGGACGAACCGCTGGAGGTGGGCGAGTGA
- a CDS encoding phosphotransferase family protein, giving the protein MEPPEAVVAALAHAFGSASDVRGVERLSGGCKDTYRVELGEETVVVAFPREPWYEESFALEPALMRLVHRETSLPVPRVLASDVFGARPYHVTEYVDAPDLRGRFAACPRATQAALLEAAGRVLAELHGGVRFESSGPLRREGGEVTVDPALTWPAFLSTLVERWLTELDESRFADLRGTFETALTPESFLSVAPDPVCLHFDYAPGNLLARGDAIVGVVDWGFAVSGHAEYDLFQFEKNFLLGEVRDPAVRDELRPHVYAGYRERGDLAPGWERRRAFYRVAYKLASMRSFHRWAGSGSQRGELVTRLRAELETDLERLDEYERGREPTGQD; this is encoded by the coding sequence GTGGAACCTCCCGAGGCGGTCGTGGCGGCCCTCGCTCACGCGTTCGGGAGCGCGAGCGACGTCCGTGGCGTCGAACGACTCTCCGGGGGCTGTAAGGACACCTACCGGGTCGAACTGGGGGAGGAGACCGTCGTCGTCGCGTTCCCGCGCGAGCCCTGGTACGAGGAGTCGTTCGCGCTCGAACCGGCGCTCATGCGACTCGTACACCGTGAGACGTCGCTCCCGGTGCCGCGAGTGCTGGCGAGCGACGTTTTCGGGGCGAGACCGTACCACGTGACCGAGTACGTCGACGCCCCGGACCTCCGAGGGCGGTTCGCCGCGTGTCCGCGGGCGACGCAGGCGGCGCTGCTCGAAGCGGCCGGGCGCGTACTGGCAGAGCTCCACGGGGGCGTCCGGTTCGAGTCGAGCGGGCCGCTCCGTCGTGAGGGGGGAGAAGTGACGGTCGACCCCGCGCTCACGTGGCCGGCGTTCCTCTCGACGCTCGTCGAGCGGTGGCTGACCGAACTCGACGAAAGTCGGTTCGCCGACCTGCGCGGGACGTTCGAAACCGCACTGACGCCGGAGTCGTTCCTCTCTGTGGCTCCGGACCCGGTCTGTCTGCACTTCGACTACGCGCCGGGGAACCTCCTCGCGCGCGGGGACGCCATCGTCGGCGTCGTCGACTGGGGGTTCGCCGTGTCGGGTCACGCCGAGTACGACCTGTTCCAGTTCGAGAAGAACTTCCTGCTCGGAGAGGTGCGAGACCCGGCGGTCAGAGACGAACTCCGGCCGCACGTCTACGCCGGCTACCGCGAGCGGGGCGACCTCGCCCCCGGCTGGGAGCGTCGCCGCGCCTTCTACCGAGTCGCGTACAAACTCGCGAGCATGCGGTCGTTCCACCGGTGGGCAGGGAGCGGGTCACAGAGGGGCGAACTCGTCACGCGGCTCCGCGCGGAACTGGAGACGGACCTCGAACGGCTCGACGAGTACGAACGGGGCAGGGAACCGACCGGACAGGACTAA
- a CDS encoding aldehyde ferredoxin oxidoreductase family protein, translating to MTGSVPPVYGGEVLHVHLDTGETETEPIAPADARRFLGGNGFVAKAVADHVPPDAGPFDPENVVAFGVGPLNATPFQSTSRGVLGFVSPMTNGFFDSTFGGTFPRAQKTTGFESVVLHGRAPDPSYVVVTEEGARLEPAEDLAGLDTYETCSAVREREGVGHDTHVIAAGPAGENQVRYACLLHESKIREGVAGRGGAGAVFGSKNVKAVAVREGSFEPELARNDDLRELATSRMAPLMQETTMLQNYGTAGLVNPINEMGKLGQRNNQTEQTDPETAEKVSGETLREEYVTEDTTCANCAVRCGKHVTVQSEGVTDGKIPEFESLFGTSTMQDVYDLPRVVKVNDLCDRLGMDTISFGVTVAFARECFEKGLLTEDDSSHLAFGDADGLVELTKQTAHREGFGDRLADGSFTLAEDLGGDAEKYLHGSKGLEFAAHSPRGLKGMSIGYATSTRGGSHHDTRPTLQYGSEEPYTPENSPEFAARSQHFTALGDSLTQCRFVSEGGWGKNINDRYRDAINHATGWSLSTEEVETIGERVYNLERLINVRRGVANRETDTLPYRVMHEPIPDGPSAGMYCPPEELAGMLDDYYAVRGWDDDGVPTPETLDRLDLAEFA from the coding sequence GTGACCGGGTCGGTTCCTCCTGTTTACGGCGGTGAAGTCCTCCACGTCCATCTCGACACCGGGGAGACGGAGACCGAACCCATCGCGCCCGCTGACGCGCGCCGCTTTCTCGGCGGGAACGGCTTCGTCGCCAAGGCAGTCGCCGACCACGTGCCGCCGGATGCCGGCCCGTTCGACCCCGAGAACGTCGTCGCGTTCGGCGTCGGCCCGCTGAACGCTACCCCGTTCCAGAGCACCTCCCGAGGGGTTCTCGGCTTCGTCTCGCCCATGACGAACGGTTTCTTCGACAGCACCTTCGGCGGGACCTTTCCGCGGGCACAGAAGACGACCGGATTCGAGAGCGTCGTCCTCCACGGCCGCGCGCCCGACCCGTCGTACGTCGTCGTCACCGAGGAGGGCGCCCGCCTCGAACCCGCCGAGGACCTCGCGGGACTGGATACCTACGAGACCTGTTCTGCGGTGCGCGAGCGTGAAGGGGTCGGCCACGACACGCACGTCATCGCCGCCGGTCCGGCCGGCGAGAACCAGGTCCGCTACGCCTGCTTGCTTCACGAATCGAAGATCCGCGAGGGCGTCGCCGGTCGCGGCGGTGCCGGGGCCGTGTTCGGCTCGAAGAACGTCAAGGCCGTCGCCGTCCGGGAGGGGTCGTTCGAGCCGGAACTCGCCCGCAACGACGACCTCCGAGAACTGGCGACGAGTCGGATGGCCCCGCTCATGCAGGAGACGACGATGCTGCAGAACTACGGGACGGCGGGGCTGGTGAACCCCATCAACGAGATGGGCAAACTCGGCCAGCGGAACAACCAGACCGAACAGACCGACCCCGAGACTGCGGAGAAGGTGAGCGGCGAGACGCTCAGAGAGGAGTACGTCACCGAGGACACCACCTGCGCGAACTGTGCCGTCCGCTGTGGCAAACACGTCACCGTCCAGTCGGAGGGCGTCACCGACGGGAAGATCCCCGAGTTCGAGAGCCTCTTCGGGACGTCGACGATGCAGGACGTCTACGACCTCCCGCGGGTGGTGAAGGTCAACGACCTCTGTGACCGCCTCGGCATGGACACCATCAGTTTCGGCGTCACCGTCGCGTTCGCCCGCGAGTGCTTCGAGAAGGGCCTCCTGACCGAGGACGACTCGTCACACCTCGCATTCGGCGACGCGGACGGCCTCGTCGAGTTGACGAAGCAGACCGCCCACCGCGAGGGGTTCGGCGACCGACTCGCCGACGGGTCGTTCACGCTCGCCGAGGACCTCGGCGGCGACGCCGAGAAGTACCTCCACGGGTCGAAGGGGTTAGAGTTCGCTGCCCACTCGCCGCGGGGGCTGAAAGGCATGAGTATCGGCTACGCCACCTCCACGCGGGGCGGCTCTCACCACGACACCAGACCGACCCTCCAGTACGGTTCCGAGGAGCCGTACACGCCCGAGAACTCCCCGGAGTTCGCGGCGCGCTCACAGCACTTCACGGCGCTGGGCGACTCGCTCACCCAGTGTCGGTTCGTGAGCGAAGGGGGGTGGGGGAAGAACATAAACGACCGCTACCGCGACGCGATCAACCACGCGACGGGCTGGTCCCTGTCCACGGAGGAGGTCGAGACCATCGGCGAGCGCGTCTACAACCTCGAACGGCTCATTAACGTCCGGAGGGGGGTGGCGAACCGCGAGACCGACACCCTCCCGTACCGCGTGATGCACGAGCCCATCCCGGACGGCCCCTCGGCGGGGATGTACTGTCCGCCCGAGGAGTTAGCGGGGATGCTCGACGACTACTACGCCGTCCGCGGGTGGGACGACGACGGGGTCCCCACCCCGGAGACGCTCGACCGGCTCGACCTCGCGGAGTTCGCCTGA
- a CDS encoding (2Fe-2S)-binding protein, translating to MTTHDITLTVNGTAHDLTVESRTLLVHALRDDLGYTGTNVGCETSMCGACTVLVDDEAVKSCTLLAAACDGGEVRTVEDLADGSELHPLQEAFSQEHGLQCGYCTPGMLMTSVDLLADDPDPSREEIREALEGNLCRCTGYQNIVNAVESAARTMRPATDGGRGGGGD from the coding sequence ATGACCACACACGACATCACACTCACGGTGAACGGAACCGCACACGACCTGACGGTGGAGTCTCGGACGCTCCTCGTCCACGCGCTCAGGGACGACCTGGGCTACACGGGGACGAACGTCGGTTGTGAGACGAGCATGTGCGGGGCCTGTACGGTCCTCGTCGACGACGAGGCGGTCAAGTCCTGTACGCTCCTCGCGGCGGCCTGCGACGGGGGCGAGGTCCGCACGGTCGAGGACCTCGCCGACGGGAGCGAACTCCACCCGCTCCAAGAGGCGTTCTCACAGGAACACGGGCTACAGTGTGGCTACTGCACGCCCGGGATGTTGATGACCTCGGTCGACCTGCTCGCAGACGACCCCGACCCCTCGCGCGAGGAGATCCGCGAGGCGCTGGAAGGGAACCTCTGTCGCTGCACCGGCTACCAGAACATCGTCAACGCGGTCGAATCGGCGGCCCGGACGATGCGGCCCGCGACCGACGGCGGCCGCGGAGGGGGAGGCGACTGA
- a CDS encoding helix-turn-helix domain-containing protein, translated as MALTKLVVDLPPGTWIGEVSSAYPASVFRVLAALPADDRGVGLLEITSEEMRAVLTAIEEHAGIDDVELLQAGQNEALVQFETTQPFLLMAVRNSMVPLELPLDIVGGQAELELTAAQSRLAELTTQLEEFGMSYEVEYLRQSPTSSELLTTRQRDLLDRAVEHGYYDTPRGCTLTELAEELDLAKSTLSERLHRIEGTVLKEFAGSAAEVESR; from the coding sequence ATGGCGCTCACGAAGCTGGTCGTCGACCTCCCGCCGGGGACGTGGATCGGCGAGGTGTCGTCGGCGTATCCCGCCAGCGTCTTCCGGGTGCTCGCCGCGCTGCCGGCCGACGACCGAGGGGTCGGGTTGCTCGAAATCACGTCCGAGGAGATGCGCGCGGTCCTCACCGCCATCGAGGAACACGCGGGTATCGACGACGTCGAACTGCTCCAGGCGGGTCAGAACGAGGCGCTCGTGCAGTTCGAGACCACCCAGCCGTTCCTGCTCATGGCCGTCCGCAACTCGATGGTCCCCCTCGAACTCCCGCTGGATATCGTCGGTGGACAGGCGGAACTCGAACTGACGGCGGCACAGTCGCGGCTCGCCGAACTGACGACCCAGCTCGAAGAGTTCGGGATGTCGTACGAGGTGGAGTACCTGCGGCAGTCCCCCACGTCGTCGGAGCTGTTGACGACGCGGCAGCGCGACCTGCTCGACCGGGCGGTCGAACACGGCTACTACGACACCCCGCGGGGCTGTACGCTCACCGAACTCGCCGAGGAACTCGACCTGGCGAAGTCGACGCTGAGCGAGCGCCTCCACCGTATCGAGGGGACGGTGCTGAAGGAGTTCGCCGGGTCAGCAGCCGAGGTGGAATCGCGCTGA